The following proteins are encoded in a genomic region of Triticum dicoccoides isolate Atlit2015 ecotype Zavitan chromosome 1B, WEW_v2.0, whole genome shotgun sequence:
- the LOC119333921 gene encoding uncharacterized protein LOC119333921 translates to MNSEQTTEEGLMELTPEDYEEFRPLVINSHARFEIYDDSRFHSVRSTEERRMELDYANFFVPRFRQPERLRHCFERRVYGMTLLEPTYGLRLQQVRAQAAAHFRRSTFGVGSGHINETMSAEASSPGGGDGRLGVEWNDETLTALRSSARAMREHGGSQDFLVNEAGGRFIAIHIHPPQQGDQGLVGGARGAQDGPGDLARQALPSVIGGLVPLCFNLLLDDSILKAGGSPGYIKAAAYAGLGLVTVFTFLGLASKKRAKAAARVVASASTAAVSIAVVYQVSDNANIKRVCGIMGCVATLATMAIDW, encoded by the exons ATGAACTCTGAACAAACAACGGAGGAGGGGCTCATGGAGCTCACTCCCGAAGATTACGAGGAA TTCCGACCCCTCGTTATCAACTCGCACGCCCGCTTCGAAATTTACGACGACAGTCGGTTCCACTCGGTCCGCTCAACGGAGGAGAGGCGCATGGAGCTCGACTACGCAAATTTCTTCGTTCCA CGCTTCAGGCAGCCCGAGCGGCTCCGCCACTGCTTTGAGCGTCGAGTGTACGGAATGACATTGCTCGAGCCTACATACGGGCTCAGGCTGCAGCAGGTACGGGCTCAGGCTGCAGCACATTTTCGCCGTTCCACCTTCGGGGTTGGATCCGGCCACATCAATGAAACCATGTCTGCGGAAGCTAGCAGCCCTGGAGGAGGCGATGGTCGACTTGGAGTTGAGTGGAACGATGAGACGCTGACGGCGCTGCGTTCCAGCGCTCGAGCTATGAGAGAACACGGCGGCTCTCAAGATTTTCTCGTCAATGAAGCGGGTGGCCGCTTTATTGCTATTCACATTCACCCTCCGCAGCAGGGCGATCAAGGTTTAGTGGGAGGCGCACGAGGAGCACAA GATGGTCCTGGTGATCTTGCTCGGCAGGCTCTGCCCTCGGTAATTGGTGGTCTTGTGCCGCTATGCTTCAACTTATTATTAGATGATAGTATCCTCAAGGCGGGCGGTTCTCCCGGATACATCAAGGCTGCCGCTTACGCTGGGCTGGGGCTTGTGACTGTCTTCACATTTCTTGGGCTCGCTTCCAAGAAGAGGGCCAAGGCTGCCGCCAGGGTGGTAGCCAGCGCGTCGACCGCCGCGGTGTCGATAGCCGTGGTGTATCAAGTTTCCGACAATGCCAACATCAAGCGTGTTTGCGGGATCATGGGGTGCGTCGCAACCTTGGCCACAATGGCCATCGACTG GTGA
- the LOC119333951 gene encoding uncharacterized protein LOC119333951 — protein MAQEEVRLKLMKNNTTTPSHPAFIATDYKSRECFNCGEKGHLIRSCTAPRRNMRGRGRGYNRGGLRGGRGRGYSGGQRANVAVSEEGSSLATQEESKKRTESTGDKDHEDFSYGNFAHFVSTDEGEANGEEAWDWNQA, from the exons ATGGCACAGGAGGAGGTCCGATTAAAGTTGATGAAGAACAATACAACGACTCCATCTCATCCAGCCTTCATAGCAACCGACTATAAGAGCAGAGAGTGCTTCAACTGCGGTGAGAAGGGTCATTTGATTCGTTCTTGCACGGCTCCACGTAGGAACATGCGTGGAAGGGGGAgaggatataaccgaggtggattaaggGGAGGCCGAGGCCGGGGATACTCTGGTGGTCAAAGGGCAAATGTGGCAGTCTCAGAAGAAGGATCCTCACTCGCAACCCAAGAAGAATCAAAGAAAAGAACAGAAAGCACAGGTGATAAGGATCATGAGGATTTTAGTTACGGCAACTTTGCTCACTTTGTATCTACAGATGAAG GAGAGGCAAACGGGGAAGAGGCTTGGGACTGGAACCAGGCGTAA